Proteins encoded by one window of Blautia argi:
- the cobA gene encoding uroporphyrinogen-III C-methyltransferase yields MNTGKVWLVGAGPGDVGLLTVKGMEILRQAEVVVYDSLVGQEILSRIPEQVRCINVGKRASHHTMPQEQINQVLVEEAKKGYRVVRLKGGDPFLFGRGGEELELLVKEGIPYEVVPGVTSPIAVPAYNGIPVTHRDFTSSVHIITGHKKQGAAYDIDFEALVRTKGTLVFLMGVSALSDICGSLLQAGMDKDMPAAILQKGTTAGQKRIVATISTLEEEVKRQGIETPAIIVVGRVCALSEEFAWHEKLPLSGYKVLVTRPRDLISSMAEKLRLMGAEVLELPAIRTEPVEENAQLLEVLEKLDTYQWTVFTSPTGVRVFFEKLQECHTDIRALAKLKIAAIGKGTTKALKERGIFADYMPEIFDGEALGRGLCELCEGTEKILLPRARMCNQEILTELSQKPGIQVDDIPIYDTFYETRDLIDRKKGFETGDIDCAVFTSASTVRGFREAAKGLDFTKVRAACIGRQTQAEADALGMETYRAREASIDSLLELVIELKGKTARK; encoded by the coding sequence ATGAATACAGGAAAAGTCTGGCTGGTAGGCGCAGGCCCGGGTGATGTAGGACTGCTCACCGTAAAAGGTATGGAAATCTTAAGGCAGGCAGAGGTGGTTGTTTACGACAGTTTGGTAGGTCAGGAGATTCTCTCACGGATACCGGAACAGGTGCGGTGCATCAATGTGGGAAAACGGGCTTCTCATCATACTATGCCCCAGGAACAGATTAATCAGGTGCTGGTAGAGGAGGCTAAAAAAGGATACCGTGTGGTGCGGCTAAAGGGCGGCGACCCCTTCCTTTTCGGTAGAGGCGGAGAGGAGTTGGAACTGCTGGTGAAAGAAGGGATTCCCTATGAAGTGGTGCCGGGAGTGACTTCTCCCATTGCAGTGCCTGCCTACAACGGGATTCCGGTGACACACAGAGATTTTACCTCGTCTGTGCATATTATTACAGGACATAAAAAGCAGGGAGCAGCCTATGATATTGACTTTGAAGCCCTGGTTCGTACAAAGGGAACCCTGGTCTTTTTGATGGGTGTCAGCGCCCTGTCGGATATCTGTGGGTCTTTGCTGCAGGCAGGTATGGATAAGGATATGCCTGCCGCGATTTTGCAGAAAGGCACTACAGCAGGACAGAAGCGGATTGTGGCAACCATTTCCACTTTAGAAGAAGAGGTAAAGAGGCAGGGAATTGAAACCCCCGCGATTATTGTGGTGGGAAGAGTCTGTGCTCTTTCAGAGGAATTTGCATGGCATGAAAAGCTGCCTCTTTCCGGATATAAGGTTTTAGTGACCCGTCCCAGAGATTTGATTTCCTCTATGGCAGAAAAATTGCGCCTTATGGGAGCAGAAGTGCTGGAGCTGCCTGCCATTCGCACAGAGCCAGTGGAGGAAAATGCACAGCTTTTGGAAGTTCTGGAAAAATTGGATACTTATCAGTGGACTGTGTTTACCAGTCCTACAGGAGTGCGGGTGTTCTTTGAAAAACTGCAGGAATGCCATACAGATATCCGTGCTCTGGCAAAGCTGAAAATTGCAGCCATTGGAAAGGGAACAACAAAGGCATTAAAGGAAAGAGGAATTTTTGCAGATTATATGCCGGAAATTTTTGACGGGGAAGCCTTGGGAAGGGGACTGTGTGAGCTTTGTGAAGGAACAGAAAAAATCCTTTTGCCCAGAGCCAGAATGTGCAACCAGGAAATTCTTACAGAGCTATCTCAAAAGCCGGGAATCCAGGTGGATGATATTCCTATTTACGATACTTTTTATGAAACAAGAGATTTGATTGACCGCAAAAAAGGATTTGAAACAGGGGATATTGACTGTGCAGTCTTTACCAGTGCTTCTACAGTAAGAGGCTTTCGAGAGGCGGCAAAAGGGCTTGACTTTACAAAGGTGCGGGCAGCTTGCATTGGCAGACAGACACAGGCAGAGGCAGATGCCCTTGGCATGGAAACTTACAGAGCCAGGGAAGCGTCTATTGACAGCCTTTTGGAACTGGTAATAGAATTAAAGGGAAAAACAGCCCGTAAGTAA
- the cbiQ gene encoding cobalt ECF transporter T component CbiQ, with translation MIVIDKLCYNSRLRYENASEKFAFAVITLCICVMSRSAAVAGIVLAVTGILTVWKGGVPVLRYLKFLTVPLAFLFLSTIAIMFNLKRTPMDFFAIPIGNWYLTASFHSFFYAIQLILTALAAVSCLYFLSFTTPMPDILEVLKKLRCPKLLIELMLLIYRFIFVLLDIASAISTSQNCRLGNRNYKTSLKSFGLLGSVLMIRAVQRSNRLYDAMEARCYDGTIRVLSENQPPKKKVIVAIVLFDTALFIFAVWRRFFS, from the coding sequence ATGATAGTCATTGACAAGCTGTGTTACAATTCCCGGCTTAGATATGAAAATGCCAGTGAGAAATTTGCCTTTGCAGTGATTACACTTTGTATCTGTGTGATGAGTCGTTCGGCTGCAGTGGCAGGTATCGTGTTAGCTGTGACAGGGATTCTTACCGTTTGGAAAGGGGGAGTCCCTGTTTTGCGTTATTTAAAATTTCTCACTGTACCTCTGGCATTTTTGTTTTTAAGCACCATTGCCATTATGTTCAATTTAAAACGTACCCCCATGGATTTTTTCGCTATTCCCATTGGAAACTGGTATCTGACAGCAAGCTTTCATTCCTTTTTTTATGCGATACAGCTTATTCTCACAGCCCTTGCGGCTGTTTCCTGTCTGTACTTTCTGTCCTTTACCACTCCCATGCCGGATATTCTGGAGGTTTTGAAAAAACTGCGCTGTCCAAAATTACTGATTGAGCTGATGCTTTTAATCTACCGCTTTATTTTCGTACTTCTGGACATTGCCTCTGCGATTTCCACGTCCCAGAACTGCAGGCTTGGAAACAGAAATTATAAAACTTCCCTGAAATCCTTCGGACTTCTTGGCTCTGTGCTGATGATACGGGCTGTTCAGCGCTCCAACCGTCTTTATGACGCCATGGAGGCCAGGTGTTATGACGGCACCATACGGGTACTTTCAGAAAATCAGCCCCCAAAGAAAAAAGTCATTGTTGCCATTGTGCTGTTTGATACTGCTTTATTTATTTTTGCTGTATGGAGGAGATTCTTTTCATGA
- the hemB gene encoding porphobilinogen synthase — translation MEMNIRPRRLRGSEIMRKMVRETRVDKSSLIYPLFVKEGTGIKEEIPTMPGQYRYSIDMLPEALGELLDAGVNKVMFFGIPDVKDEVGSQAYARNGIVQRTLEKARAEFGQDMYLITDVCMCEYTSHGHCGVLCGHEVENDQTLELLAKTALSHVQAGADMVAPSDMMDGRVRAIRSILDQNGHKEIPIMSYAVKYASAFYGPFRDAAGSAPSFGDRKSYQMDFHNRREGIKEALLDVEEGADIIMIKPAMSYLDMVREVKDRIQLPVATYSVSGEYAMVKAGAKLGYIEEDRIICEMAVSAYRAGTDIYLTYFAKEIARFIEEGRIG, via the coding sequence ATGGAAATGAATATTAGACCCAGAAGATTGAGAGGAAGCGAAATCATGCGGAAAATGGTCAGAGAAACAAGGGTGGACAAGAGTTCTCTGATTTATCCGCTTTTTGTAAAAGAAGGAACTGGTATCAAGGAAGAAATCCCTACCATGCCGGGACAGTACCGCTACAGCATTGATATGTTACCAGAGGCTCTGGGGGAGCTTTTGGACGCTGGAGTGAATAAAGTGATGTTTTTTGGTATTCCTGATGTAAAGGACGAAGTGGGAAGCCAGGCATATGCCAGAAACGGCATTGTACAGAGAACTCTGGAAAAAGCAAGGGCAGAGTTTGGACAGGACATGTATCTTATTACAGATGTATGTATGTGTGAATACACCTCTCACGGACACTGCGGCGTACTCTGCGGTCATGAGGTGGAAAATGATCAGACTTTAGAGCTTCTGGCAAAAACCGCTTTATCCCATGTGCAGGCAGGTGCGGATATGGTAGCGCCGTCAGACATGATGGACGGAAGAGTGAGGGCTATCCGCAGCATTCTGGATCAAAACGGACACAAGGAAATTCCAATTATGTCCTATGCTGTGAAATATGCCTCTGCCTTTTACGGTCCATTCCGTGATGCAGCAGGCTCTGCGCCATCTTTTGGGGACAGAAAGAGCTATCAGATGGATTTCCACAACAGAAGAGAGGGCATCAAGGAGGCGCTTTTAGACGTGGAAGAAGGTGCAGATATTATCATGATTAAGCCTGCCATGTCTTATCTGGATATGGTGCGTGAGGTCAAAGACAGGATTCAGCTCCCTGTGGCAACTTATTCTGTCAGTGGCGAATACGCCATGGTAAAGGCAGGAGCAAAGCTGGGCTATATTGAAGAAGACCGGATTATCTGTGAAATGGCAGTCAGCGCTTACCGTGCGGGAACAGATATTTATCTCACCTATTTTGCTAAGGAAATTGCCAGATTTATTGAGGAAGGAAGAATCGGATAA
- a CDS encoding NADase-type glycan-binding domain-containing protein, producing MKCERCGKELSDADLYCSRCGQAVFPEYMDETDVWAYYKSDEELEQILKKEQEADSLEVSEKEEEAQKTDTSVQEVQTEADFAKGKCPEKIKKGFWGRRKEKKAESVENPKEEGSAEKAGAEKEENADFEVGENADNSETLTETAGEEIERKEAPALENSMKDPESAITNLAEESEESEPETESDSLEDPMESEPEIEVFTEEADKEEPEVTAFLEQETAENPEPEECIQEPEEESEAFLEEENFFAEEDEKEEKEKQPLPPERRKSRRRTVLLSTLFLTLCLAAGIALGFHKIKEMEQQEKAYYQETVNKNSKEAVKEKSSEVAAPAEGQKKEEFFKLIKAEEIDFSKYKKIQPKGTEENSVKQSENYDYSAKSVVDGNASTSWQENEEGTGEGKGIKLSLDGIHKIRYMVLYLGNWRSDELWQYNSRPKVLTIQVGDKQKKEVEFSDEKKKFCLSFDEPVEASYVSLYLKSAYEGSRWQDTCISEVELYE from the coding sequence ATGAAGTGTGAAAGATGCGGGAAAGAACTTTCAGATGCGGATTTGTATTGCAGTCGCTGCGGACAGGCCGTATTTCCGGAATATATGGACGAAACAGACGTCTGGGCATACTATAAGTCAGATGAGGAACTGGAACAGATTCTAAAGAAAGAGCAGGAAGCAGACTCTTTAGAAGTTTCAGAAAAAGAGGAAGAAGCCCAAAAGACGGATACTTCCGTACAGGAAGTGCAGACAGAGGCAGACTTTGCAAAAGGGAAGTGCCCGGAAAAGATAAAAAAAGGCTTTTGGGGCAGAAGAAAAGAAAAAAAGGCAGAATCCGTTGAGAATCCAAAAGAAGAGGGAAGCGCGGAAAAAGCTGGTGCAGAAAAGGAAGAAAACGCAGATTTTGAAGTCGGGGAAAATGCAGATAATTCGGAAACTCTTACAGAAACAGCAGGAGAAGAAATTGAGAGGAAGGAAGCGCCTGCTTTGGAAAACTCTATGAAAGATCCGGAATCGGCAATAACAAACCTTGCAGAAGAAAGTGAAGAATCAGAGCCGGAAACGGAGTCTGACAGCTTAGAAGATCCTATGGAATCAGAGCCGGAAATCGAAGTTTTTACAGAAGAAGCGGATAAAGAAGAACCAGAAGTAACCGCTTTTCTGGAGCAGGAAACAGCGGAGAATCCAGAACCGGAAGAATGTATTCAGGAACCGGAAGAAGAATCGGAAGCTTTCCTGGAAGAGGAAAACTTTTTTGCAGAAGAAGACGAAAAAGAGGAAAAAGAAAAGCAGCCGTTGCCCCCTGAGAGAAGAAAAAGCAGAAGACGCACGGTTCTCCTATCTACGCTGTTTCTTACTCTTTGCCTGGCAGCAGGAATTGCCCTTGGCTTTCATAAGATAAAGGAAATGGAGCAGCAGGAAAAAGCATATTATCAGGAAACAGTGAATAAAAACAGCAAGGAAGCAGTAAAGGAAAAGAGTTCGGAGGTTGCTGCACCAGCGGAGGGACAGAAGAAGGAAGAGTTTTTTAAGCTTATAAAAGCAGAAGAGATTGATTTTTCCAAATACAAAAAGATACAGCCAAAGGGCACAGAGGAAAATTCAGTGAAGCAGTCAGAAAATTATGATTACAGTGCGAAAAGCGTTGTGGACGGAAATGCTTCCACCTCCTGGCAGGAAAACGAGGAGGGTACAGGAGAAGGAAAGGGTATAAAGCTGTCTTTAGACGGAATCCACAAAATTCGCTATATGGTACTGTATCTGGGAAACTGGCGAAGTGATGAGCTTTGGCAATACAATTCCAGACCAAAGGTTCTGACCATACAGGTAGGAGATAAGCAGAAAAAAGAGGTAGAGTTTTCTGATGAAAAGAAAAAATTCTGTCTTTCTTTTGATGAACCCGTAGAGGCTTCTTATGTATCTTTATATCTGAAATCTGCATACGAAGGTTCCAGATGGCAGGATACCTGCATTTCAGAAGTTGAATTATATGAATAA
- the hemC gene encoding hydroxymethylbilane synthase has protein sequence MRKIIIGSRESRLAVVQSEMVKKAIENSGNGVEAEICTMKTTGDKILDRTLDKIGGKGLFVKELDKALLDKRTDISVHSLKDMPMEVSEELPLLAFSKREDPRDVLVLPKGTDTLDKTKPIGCSSLRRILQLKELYPDMECKSVRGNVQTRLAKLDSGEYSGLILAAAGLKRLGLKNRISRYFEPEEMIPAAGQGILAVQGRRGEDAGYLTEFASRESLYAATAERAFVRFLDGGCSSPVAAHAVLKGEELFLLGLYYDEKTGNYEKGDKTGSAKDAEELGISLAKELRSRCEKRQEGRA, from the coding sequence ATGCGAAAAATAATCATTGGAAGCCGGGAAAGCAGGCTGGCTGTGGTGCAGAGTGAAATGGTGAAAAAGGCCATTGAAAACAGTGGAAATGGGGTAGAAGCAGAAATCTGTACCATGAAGACCACAGGGGATAAAATTTTAGACAGAACCCTGGATAAAATCGGAGGAAAGGGACTTTTTGTAAAGGAGCTGGATAAGGCGCTTCTGGATAAAAGAACTGATATTTCCGTGCATAGCTTAAAAGATATGCCCATGGAAGTATCTGAGGAATTACCTCTTTTGGCATTTTCCAAAAGAGAGGACCCAAGAGATGTGCTGGTGCTTCCCAAAGGAACGGATACCTTGGATAAGACAAAGCCCATAGGCTGCTCCAGCCTCAGAAGAATTTTGCAGCTCAAAGAGCTTTATCCAGATATGGAGTGCAAAAGTGTCCGGGGAAACGTACAGACAAGGCTTGCAAAGTTGGACAGCGGGGAATACAGCGGACTGATTCTGGCGGCAGCCGGCTTAAAGCGTCTGGGACTGAAAAATCGGATTTCCCGTTATTTTGAGCCAGAGGAGATGATTCCGGCAGCAGGACAGGGAATCCTGGCCGTACAAGGACGCAGAGGAGAGGACGCAGGTTACCTGACAGAGTTTGCCAGCAGGGAAAGTCTTTATGCAGCAACAGCAGAAAGAGCCTTTGTCCGTTTTCTGGACGGCGGCTGTTCTTCTCCGGTAGCGGCTCATGCAGTGCTAAAGGGAGAGGAGCTTTTCCTTTTGGGACTTTATTATGATGAGAAAACCGGAAACTATGAAAAGGGCGATAAGACAGGCAGTGCAAAAGACGCAGAAGAGCTGGGAATTTCCCTGGCAAAGGAACTTCGCAGCAGATGTGAAAAAAGACAGGAAGGGAGAGCATAG
- the hemL gene encoding glutamate-1-semialdehyde 2,1-aminomutase, whose translation MTKSEELFQRAVKRIPGGVNSPVRAYGSVEEAPRFIQGAVGSKIFDVDGNEYIDYIDSWGPMILGHNNQQIKEAVIRASENGLSFGCATEKEVEMAEFICERIPHVEMIRMVNSGTEAVMSALRVARGYTGKSKIIKFAGCYHGHTDAMLVSAGSGVMTSGVPDSAGVPKGCTQDTMIAVYNDLKSVECLMEESNDQVAAVIVEPVGANMGVVPPAEGFLQGLRDLCDKHKALLIFDEVITGFRLSFSGAAGYFGITPDLVTYGKIIGAGMPVGAYGGRREIMEIVAPAGPVYQAGTLSGNPIAMAAGLAQLKILWEDQDIYKRLYQKGELLFDGIRKIFKEKEVPYQVNSVSSLGCIFFTKEKVTDYASAKTSNTKAFSDYFQYMLNHGVHMAPSQFEAMFLSDAHTETEIQATLQLLQDYFA comes from the coding sequence ATGACAAAATCAGAAGAATTATTTCAAAGAGCAGTAAAAAGAATTCCGGGCGGAGTGAACAGTCCGGTGCGCGCCTATGGATCTGTGGAGGAGGCGCCCCGTTTTATTCAGGGGGCAGTGGGCAGCAAAATTTTTGATGTGGACGGAAACGAATATATTGATTATATTGATTCCTGGGGACCTATGATTCTGGGACACAACAATCAGCAGATAAAAGAGGCAGTAATCCGTGCCAGTGAAAACGGTCTGAGTTTTGGCTGTGCTACAGAAAAAGAAGTAGAGATGGCAGAATTTATCTGTGAGAGAATTCCACATGTGGAAATGATTCGTATGGTAAATTCCGGTACAGAGGCAGTGATGAGCGCACTTCGTGTGGCAAGAGGCTATACAGGAAAATCTAAAATCATTAAATTTGCAGGCTGTTATCATGGTCACACAGACGCTATGCTGGTAAGTGCAGGAAGCGGTGTCATGACAAGTGGAGTGCCGGACAGTGCAGGTGTGCCAAAGGGCTGCACCCAGGATACCATGATTGCCGTATATAATGATTTAAAAAGTGTGGAGTGCTTAATGGAAGAGAGCAACGACCAGGTGGCAGCCGTGATTGTAGAGCCTGTGGGAGCAAACATGGGCGTGGTTCCTCCGGCAGAAGGCTTTTTGCAGGGACTTCGAGATTTGTGCGACAAACATAAAGCGCTTCTGATTTTTGATGAGGTAATTACAGGCTTCCGTCTGAGTTTTTCCGGGGCAGCAGGCTATTTCGGCATCACTCCGGATTTAGTAACCTATGGAAAGATTATCGGCGCAGGTATGCCGGTAGGCGCTTACGGCGGAAGAAGAGAAATTATGGAAATAGTGGCTCCGGCAGGCCCTGTGTATCAGGCAGGAACTTTAAGCGGCAATCCTATTGCCATGGCAGCCGGCCTGGCTCAGCTTAAAATTCTCTGGGAGGATCAGGACATTTACAAGCGTCTGTATCAGAAGGGTGAGCTGCTCTTCGACGGAATCCGTAAGATTTTCAAAGAAAAGGAAGTGCCGTATCAGGTGAATTCTGTATCTTCGCTGGGCTGCATTTTCTTTACCAAAGAAAAGGTCACAGATTATGCCTCTGCAAAGACTTCGAATACAAAGGCATTTTCAGATTATTTCCAGTACATGCTGAATCATGGGGTGCATATGGCGCCTTCTCAGTTTGAAGCCATGTTTCTCTCTGATGCACATACGGAAACAGAAATTCAGGCTACCTTGCAGCTTTTACAGGATTATTTTGCATAA
- a CDS encoding energy-coupling factor ABC transporter substrate-binding protein: MKKKVILAIVVIFLIAFVPLFVLKDAEFGGSDDAGSTVVEEVDSSYEPWATPIFEKLIGGELPGEVESLLFCLQTGIGVGVIAFIMGRFVERKKWLKDEN, from the coding sequence ATGAAGAAAAAAGTCATTCTTGCCATTGTGGTAATCTTCTTAATTGCATTTGTTCCGCTGTTTGTCTTAAAAGACGCGGAATTCGGCGGCTCTGATGACGCCGGAAGCACGGTGGTTGAGGAAGTTGATTCTTCCTACGAGCCCTGGGCAACTCCCATTTTTGAAAAACTGATTGGCGGCGAACTCCCCGGAGAAGTAGAGAGCCTGCTTTTCTGCCTGCAGACCGGTATCGGCGTGGGTGTGATTGCTTTTATTATGGGACGCTTTGTAGAGCGTAAAAAATGGTTAAAAGACGAAAACTAA
- the hemA gene encoding glutamyl-tRNA reductase: MSISMIGIDYSRAAVDIRAQFSFTKKNAVAAMEHLKAEPGIAGCIILSTCNRMEIWASTEEEWQGSLYEFLCREKEKEPGLYRQYFTERTEEEAVKHLFYLTSGLKSQILAEDQIITQVKDALSLSRESYCTDNVLEVLFRMAVTAAKKVKTKVVFSRGNSSVIHQAIHCLEEKGFSLFGKTCMVIGNGEMGKVAALALKEAGAEVTVTVRQYRSGVVNIPRGCQRINYGDRGEFLPQCDLVVSATASPNYTLTRELLEEAEPSEHLILIDLAVPRDIEPTVGELDGITLYDIDSFKISAASPKLKESMEKAGEILKEQMEDFYNWYGGRNLIPRIQDIKAEAVQDLNLRILKILRKTPMEDTDRENLLNAIDTAAAKVVNKMMFGLKDFLEEQEFLNCVEGLEKLYED, from the coding sequence ATGAGTATTTCCATGATTGGCATTGACTACAGCAGGGCAGCCGTGGATATCCGGGCGCAGTTTTCTTTTACGAAAAAAAATGCCGTAGCCGCAATGGAGCATTTAAAGGCAGAACCGGGGATTGCAGGCTGTATTATCTTATCAACCTGCAACCGAATGGAAATCTGGGCAAGCACAGAGGAGGAGTGGCAGGGATCGCTCTATGAATTTTTGTGTAGGGAAAAGGAGAAGGAACCGGGGCTTTACAGGCAATACTTTACGGAGAGGACAGAGGAAGAGGCGGTTAAACATTTGTTTTACTTGACCAGTGGGCTGAAATCCCAGATTCTGGCAGAGGATCAGATTATTACCCAGGTAAAGGACGCCTTAAGCCTTTCAAGGGAATCCTACTGCACAGACAATGTGTTGGAGGTGCTGTTTCGCATGGCAGTGACAGCAGCAAAAAAGGTAAAGACAAAGGTGGTTTTCTCAAGAGGCAACAGCTCGGTCATTCATCAGGCCATTCACTGTCTGGAGGAAAAAGGCTTTTCTCTTTTTGGTAAAACCTGTATGGTGATTGGAAATGGAGAAATGGGAAAAGTAGCGGCTCTGGCGCTTAAGGAGGCCGGAGCAGAGGTGACGGTCACTGTGCGGCAGTACAGAAGTGGTGTGGTGAATATTCCAAGAGGCTGCCAGCGGATTAATTATGGGGACAGAGGAGAATTTCTGCCTCAGTGCGATTTGGTGGTCAGTGCAACAGCGAGTCCCAATTATACCCTGACAAGAGAACTTTTAGAGGAAGCAGAGCCTTCCGAACATCTGATTCTTATTGATCTGGCTGTGCCTAGGGATATTGAGCCAACAGTGGGAGAGCTGGATGGTATTACCCTTTATGACATTGACAGCTTTAAAATTTCCGCAGCTTCGCCAAAACTGAAGGAAAGTATGGAAAAGGCAGGGGAGATTTTGAAAGAGCAGATGGAAGACTTCTACAACTGGTATGGAGGAAGAAATCTGATTCCCAGAATCCAGGATATCAAGGCAGAGGCTGTGCAGGATTTGAATCTGCGTATTTTAAAGATTCTCAGGAAAACCCCTATGGAGGACACTGACAGGGAAAATCTGTTAAATGCCATTGATACAGCGGCGGCAAAGGTTGTCAATAAAATGATGTTCGGGCTTAAGGATTTTTTAGAGGAGCAGGAATTTTTGAATTGTGTGGAAGGGCTGGAAAAGCTGTATGAAGACTGA
- a CDS encoding HAD family hydrolase, with translation MEWKIPVLFPIKGVIFDMDGLMLDTERIIQYSWEVTGAELGYSGFGENILNTLGMSRVQRNQYFLEKYGEDFPLQRFTDRYHEIYHAYEQTHGIPKKKGLVLLLELLKSRQIPMAVATSTHSEYTIPELKRQGIERYFQEVITGEMVARGKPSPEIYQLACKKLGLRPEDALALEDSYNGIRSACEAGTKVVMIPDILTEDAPVRECLYGKMESLESVAKWIAGDIFICDKR, from the coding sequence ATGGAGTGGAAAATACCTGTGCTTTTTCCCATAAAGGGAGTAATTTTTGATATGGACGGGCTGATGTTGGATACAGAGAGAATCATTCAGTACAGTTGGGAAGTAACGGGAGCAGAATTGGGCTATTCCGGATTTGGTGAAAATATTTTAAATACGTTGGGAATGAGCCGTGTACAGAGAAATCAGTATTTTCTGGAAAAATATGGCGAGGATTTTCCGCTTCAGAGATTTACAGACCGTTATCATGAAATTTATCATGCTTATGAGCAAACCCATGGGATTCCAAAGAAAAAGGGGTTGGTTCTGCTTTTAGAACTTTTAAAAAGCAGGCAGATTCCAATGGCAGTGGCAACCTCTACCCACAGCGAGTATACCATACCTGAATTGAAACGGCAGGGCATTGAACGCTATTTTCAGGAAGTCATTACAGGAGAGATGGTGGCAAGGGGAAAGCCTTCTCCTGAAATTTATCAGCTTGCCTGTAAAAAGCTGGGGCTCAGACCAGAGGATGCGCTGGCTCTGGAGGACTCCTATAACGGAATCCGTTCTGCCTGCGAGGCAGGAACAAAGGTGGTTATGATTCCTGATATTTTGACCGAGGACGCACCGGTGAGGGAGTGTCTGTATGGGAAAATGGAATCTCTGGAGTCTGTGGCGAAGTGGATAGCAGGGGATATATTTATATGTGATAAAAGATGA
- a CDS encoding precorrin-2 dehydrogenase/sirohydrochlorin ferrochelatase family protein has translation MKTEEKKFFPMFVDLSEKKAVVLGAGVIATRRVKTLLDFVGELAVIAPVCTEEMASLAAEGKLVYRQKSYEREDLYDADLVLAATDDEKVNEDIYSACKCLGIPVNTASNQLKCDFHFPGILEYDGVVLGFNGSGKNHKKVKEVRQKTQKALEQSRKEEEICEK, from the coding sequence ATGAAGACTGAAGAAAAGAAATTTTTTCCCATGTTTGTGGATTTAAGCGAAAAAAAGGCAGTGGTGCTGGGGGCAGGTGTGATTGCTACCAGAAGAGTGAAGACGCTTTTGGACTTTGTGGGAGAGCTTGCAGTGATTGCTCCTGTCTGCACAGAGGAAATGGCATCTCTTGCGGCAGAGGGAAAGCTGGTATACAGGCAGAAGTCCTATGAAAGAGAGGATTTGTATGATGCGGATCTTGTGCTTGCCGCTACAGATGATGAGAAGGTCAATGAGGATATTTACAGTGCCTGTAAATGTCTTGGTATACCGGTGAATACAGCCAGTAATCAGCTTAAGTGTGATTTTCATTTTCCGGGTATTCTGGAATACGACGGGGTGGTGCTGGGCTTTAACGGCAGCGGAAAAAACCACAAAAAAGTAAAAGAGGTACGGCAGAAAACACAGAAGGCCTTAGAACAAAGCCGAAAGGAAGAGGAAATATGCGAAAAATAA
- a CDS encoding sirohydrochlorin cobaltochelatase — MSENTKKAILAVSFGTSHNDTRAVTIDAIEQDMQNAFPDYPLYRAWTSKMIIKKVNKRDNVHIHTVKEAMEQMRADGITDVLVQPTHVINGIENDLMKEDALSYREYFHSISFGDPLLTNEQDNLEVIQAVAEEFSHLTRDEVLVLMGHGTTHYANSIYAALDYTFKDKGYENIFLGTVEAYPTMESLLKMIKNYKPSKVVLAPFMIVAGDHAKNDMAGDDPDSWYSQFKAAGYEVEPVVKGLGEYPGIRKLLVEHLQALEK, encoded by the coding sequence ATGTCAGAAAATACAAAAAAAGCGATTTTGGCAGTAAGCTTCGGCACCAGCCACAACGATACCAGAGCAGTCACCATTGATGCCATTGAACAAGATATGCAGAACGCATTCCCGGATTATCCTCTGTACCGAGCTTGGACCAGCAAAATGATTATCAAAAAGGTAAACAAGCGGGACAATGTGCATATTCATACCGTAAAAGAAGCTATGGAGCAAATGCGCGCAGACGGCATTACAGACGTTCTGGTTCAGCCCACCCATGTTATCAATGGCATTGAAAATGATTTGATGAAAGAGGACGCTCTCTCCTATCGGGAATACTTTCATTCCATTTCCTTTGGGGATCCCCTTCTCACCAATGAGCAGGACAATCTGGAAGTCATTCAGGCTGTGGCAGAAGAATTTTCTCATCTCACCAGGGACGAGGTGCTGGTGCTTATGGGCCACGGTACCACCCATTATGCCAATTCCATTTATGCGGCTCTTGATTATACCTTTAAGGATAAAGGATATGAAAATATTTTCCTGGGAACTGTAGAAGCATATCCGACTATGGAAAGCCTTCTGAAAATGATAAAAAATTATAAGCCTTCCAAAGTGGTGCTGGCGCCCTTTATGATTGTGGCAGGGGATCATGCGAAAAACGATATGGCTGGCGATGATCCAGATTCCTGGTACAGTCAGTTTAAGGCGGCCGGATACGAAGTGGAACCCGTTGTCAAGGGACTGGGCGAATATCCGGGAATCCGGAAACTGCTGGTGGAGCATTTACAGGCGCTGGAAAAATAA